A stretch of DNA from Staphylococcus sp. KG4-3:
ATTGGTTTAGCCATTGCTATTATAATACTAGTATTTTCGCTTTATTTTTTAAAAAGGTTCTCATTAGATTAACTTATTTCTGAGATCTAAATGCTTTTATTTTGAAAATAACAAAATATTAATGAACTAATAGTTTTTACTTTTTTGAGGGGAGTAATAAAACGTGACAGAGCAGAGATTTGGCAAAATACAATTAGCACGCGTTAAAAAGGATGAATTCGAAGCTTTCAAAAAACAATCTTCATTGTCATTTTTGAAAGGTCTTCAAGAAACTTTCCCTGAAAAAGAACATCCAGAAAATTTTGCACCAGTTCCATCAGAACAAGATTATAATGAATCTTTTTATTCAGATAATCCCCATATTTATTATTTTTATTTAAATGATGAGAATATTGGTGGCGCTATCTTTGAAATTGATAAAGAAAATAAAAGAAACCATGTCGATACATTATATATTAATGATAAAGCACATGGACAAGGGATTGGTACTAAAGTTTGGAAAGCGATTGAAAATCATTTTCCAGAAACTAAAGTTTGGGAATTACATACACCTTATTTTGAAAAGCGTAATATCCATTTCTACATAAATAAATGCAATTTTCACATTACAGGGTTTTATAAAGAAATGTTTGATGTGAATGGAGTGGAAAAAGAAATTGAGTTTTTTAAATTTGAAAAAGTTATGATTTAAGTTATTTAAAATTGTATATCCTTAGATTGTGATTGATGTATGCATGAGCTATGAATATAAGGAAATGTTTATTAAGACTACTATATTATTATTCAACTATAAAGGGAAGTGAACATATGAAATCAAGTTATCCTTATGATTTCATATGTTCACTCCTTTTTATATTTTGGAATATAACGTTATTTACATCGTGACTGTTTAAA
This window harbors:
- a CDS encoding GNAT family N-acetyltransferase; this translates as MTEQRFGKIQLARVKKDEFEAFKKQSSLSFLKGLQETFPEKEHPENFAPVPSEQDYNESFYSDNPHIYYFYLNDENIGGAIFEIDKENKRNHVDTLYINDKAHGQGIGTKVWKAIENHFPETKVWELHTPYFEKRNIHFYINKCNFHITGFYKEMFDVNGVEKEIEFFKFEKVMI